The DNA window CCAGGAGGTTATCCAGCGCCAGCACGTAGGCGGCCCTGTAGCCCGCGTCATCATAGGTTTTGGGGCTTAGACAGAAGATGACGATGTCGAGGTCGGTAGGCAGTGTCGCCGCGAGGGCTGTCCGGTCCAGCAAGTCAGCCTGTAGCCGCCGGATCGGCGCGGGCACAGGATTTGCGCTGCGTCTTAGACCCCAGACGTCGTGCTCGTCGGCCAAAGCCCGGCCGATGCGGCTGCCCAGTCGTCCGCATCCTGCCAGAAGAATCCGGTACCTCTGCGTTGCGCTTGCCATTTGCAGTCCTTATGCTTTTTGACGGCCGTCCAGTATTGGTTATACGGCCTGTTTCAGCGTACATTGCCAGCACTATGCAAGCGCAGCGGCAGTGATTAGTCGGAGAATAGAATGACCCTAACTGAGCTTCGTTACATCGTCACGCTTGCCCAGGAAAAACACTTTGGCCGGGCCGCCGAGCGCTGTCACGTCAGCCAGCCTACCCTAAGCGTGGCCGTGCGCAAACTCGAAGACGAGCTCGCTGTTGCTCTGTTTGAACGCAGCAAGGGCAGCATCCGCGTGACTGAGATCGGGCATCGCATCGTCGAGCAGGCCCAGCGGGTTCTGGACCAGGCCGGGCTGATCCGGGACCTGGCCCAGACGGGCAAGAACCAGCTGAGTTCACCGCTCAAAGTCGGCGCAATCTATACGATTGGCCCGTATCTGTTTCCGCACCTGCTGCCCGAGCTGCGGCGCGCGGCGCCGGAGATGCCCTTGTTCATCGAGGAGAACTACACCGGCGTGCTACGGGAAAAACTGCGCCGTTCAGAGCTGGATGCGATTATCATCGCGTTGCCCTTCGAAGAGCCCGAGGTCGTGACCCTGCCACTCTACGATGAGCCGTTCGTCGTTTTGTTGCCCAAGAATCACAAGCTTGCGCGTGAAAAAAGCCTGAACAGTGAGCAGCTACTGGAAGACCAGCTGCTGATGCTCGGCCCGGGCCACTGCTTTCGCGACCAGGTGCTGGAGTCTTGTCCGCCGTTGATCGAAGCGCTCAGCACCCGCTCGACCGATCGCGGGCAGTCGCTGATTACCGAGGGCAGCTCCCTGGAGACAATCCGGCACATGGTCGCGTCCGGGTTGGGAATTACGGTTCTGCCTTTGTCGGCAGCGACCGCTGTGCAGTACCGGGAAGACATCCTGACTGTGCGGCCCTTCGCTGCGCCCGTTCCATCCCGCACGGTCGCTTTGGCCTGGCGTGTGACTTTTCCGCGCCCCAAGGCTATCGACATGCTGTCCCTGGCGGCAAGCCAGTGCAGAGTCATCGAGAAAGCCGTAGCAACTACCGGGCCTGAGCTTCTGAACGCGGCGGAGCCAGCTGGTTGAGTCACCGATGACCGATCTTGCCGACCTTGAAGTCCAGGTCCTTAAAGGCGTCGGGGCGAGTCTCGCCCAGCGCTTGGCGAAGCTTGGCATTGTGTCGCTGCAGGATCTTCTGTTTCATCTTCCCCACCGTTATGAGGACCGTACCCGCGTCAGGCCAATCGGCAGCCTCAACGTGGGTGATACCGCGGTTGTTGAGGGCCAGGTGCTGGTCTGTGAAATGGTCCTGGGCCGCAGGCGGAGCCTGCAGGTAACTATCCGGGATGACACCGGTTTCCTGGTGCTGCGGTTCTTCCACTTCAATGCGGCCCAGAAACGGCACCTTGAGGAAAGTACGCGGATACGCTGTTTCGGCGAGATTCGTCCCGGCCGTGCCGGTCTTGAGTTCTATCACCCCGAGTATGAGCTGGAACCCAAACCCCTCGGAGCGCCCGGTACAGAAACCCTGACGCCCGTCTATCCCTTGACCGAAGGTATCCAGCAGCCGCGTCTCCGGACCCTTTGCTACCAGGCGCTCGACTGGTTGCAGCGCTATCCGGTACGGGAGTGGCTGCCAGACTGGTTACTCCAGCAGTATCAATTGCCGCCTATCAATGACGCTCTCCGGCTGGTCCACGTGCCACCGGCTTCCGCCAACACTGTTCAGCTCATGGACGGGCAGCATCCTGCGCAGCAGCGCCTGGTCATGGAAGAGTTGTTGGCCCACCACCTGAGCCTGCTCCACCTGCGCCAGCAGGTGCGGTCGATGCGTGCACTGCCACTGAAGCGTCCAGGCCCACTCGCCGAAGCCTTCCTGGAGCAGTTACCCTTCACCCTGACCGGGGCCCAGCGTCGTGTCGCCGATGAGATTGCAACTGATCTGGGCCAGCCGCTACCCATGCTGCGTCTGGTGCAGGGCGACGTGGGCTCCGGCAAAACGGTTATTGCCGCGTTGGCGTCTTTGCAAGCGGTGCACTCAGGTGCACAGGTCGCCCTGATGGCGCCGACTGAGATTCTGGCCGAGCAGCACTGGCAAAATTTCCAGCAATGGTTCGCGCCCCTGGGTATCGAAATGGCCTGGCTCTCGGGAAAAGTAAAAGGCCGGACGCGGCAGTCGACGCTGGCCGCCATTGAGGGCGGGCAGGCCCAGGTGATCATCGGAACCCACGCCATTTTCCAGGACGACGTACGGTTTGACCGGTTGGCGCTTGCGATCATTGATGAACAGCATCGCTTTGGCGTGCACCAGCGCCTGGCTTTGCGGGACAAAGGCCATGCGGGCGGTCTGGTGCCGCATCAATTGATCATGACCGCCACGCCCATACCCCGAACCCTGGCCATGAGCGCCTACGCGGACCTCGATACTTCGGTGATTGACGAGCTACCGCCAGGCCGTAAACCGATCGAGACCATTGCCGTGCCCGACAGCCGCCGGGCCGAAATCCTCCAGCGGGTCCGAAGTGCCTGCAGCGAAGGGCGGCAGGCGTACTGGGTGTGCACCCTTATCGAAGAGTCCGAAACGCTGCAGGCGCAAGCTGCCGAAGCCGCCGCATTGGAACTCGCCGCGGCCCTGCCGGAGTTGACCGTCGGGCTGGTCCATGGCCGCCTGAAAGCTGCCGAGAAGGCCGATATCATGGCGCGGTTCAAGGCCGGGGCGGTGGATGTTCTGGTGGCCACGACCGTTATTGAGGTGGGGGTGGACGTGCCGGATGCATCCCTCATCATCATTGAAAATCCGGAGCGGCTCGGCCTCGCGCAGCTGCATCAGTTACGCGGGCGAGTCGGCCGCGGCCACGCGGCCAGCTTCTGCGTGCTGCTCTTCCATCCGCCCTTGTCCCAGAACGGCAAGGCTCGCCTGCAGGTCTTGCGGGACAGCCAGGACGGTTTCACCATTGCAGAGAAGGATCTCGAGATACGCGGCCCGGGTGAGGTTCTGGGCACCCGCCAAACAGGGCTTCTACAGTTCCGGATAGCCGAGTTTGAACGGGACCAGGGCTGGATTGAGGAGATTCGCGAGCAGGCCCCCAAACTGATGGATGACGCCGTAAGGGTCGAGGCACTGATCCGTCGCTGGCTCGGCGACAGGGTTCGCTATGGCGATGTCTGATGTATGCCCAGGGCGGCAGGGGCCAGTCTGGCGCGCAGGCAATAGGTGTGGAAGCGCACTAAATCAACTATTACATCCGTGCCATCGTTCATCATCTGATATAACATCGTCCCACTTTTTATCACAGGAGCGGTCACCATGAGTTCCCTTCCCGCTGCACTGAGTGAGGTTTTCGCAAAAAGTCCGGAGCCTCTGGATCCGGAACTGGTTACGCGAGATGAAGCCGGGGATGGCGTCGAGCTGATAATGATTCTGCTGTCGGACACCATGGGCCACCTGCAGGTTATTCAGCGAGCCGATGCATTACTCGACATCGACACACTCAACCGTGAACTGGGCCGCCAACTTGAGGCGATCCCGCGTGCGGAGGCGTCCCGTCTGCGGACGCGCCTGCAACTACCCGGTATACCTGCTGTTCCAGGCCTGACCGGCTACGAGACCGTGCTTGACAAGACAGTAGCCGAGGCCGGGTCGAGCCAGCGTTTCATTATCGACAGCGGTGTGGAAGATACGCTGCTGCGATTCCAGCCCGTGGAGTATACCGGGCTCTGTGGCCGGTTCCGGACACTCGCCTGCGCCATTCCCCTGACTGACATCGCGGTAAACTTCGGCGAGCCGGAGCACGACAGTACTCAAATTAACCGGGCCCTGCAGCGTTTCACCAGCCTGCGGATCAAGCAGCGGCTGGAAGATACCCTGGAGCTTCCGCCACTGCCGGAAACCGCGCAGCGCATCATTCACCTGCGGGTGGACCCCAACGCCGAGGTCGGTGATCTGGCGGATGTGGTGGAAGCCGACCCAAGTCTGGCAGCACAGGTGGTCAGCTGGGCCAATTCCTCCTTCTACGCCGCACCGGGTGAAGTGCGCTCCATCTACGACGCCATTATGCGGGTACTGGGGTTCGAGCTGGTCATGAACCTGGCCATGGGTATTTCCCTGGGTCGTACATTGAAACAACCGCGAGGGCTCCCGGAAGGCTATCTGGATTACTGGCAGCAAGCACTCTGGGTCGCGCAGGCCGCGGGGAACGTTACGGGGCTGATGCCCCGTAACCGCCGGCCTGCATTCGGGCTGGCCTACCTGTCGGGCCTATTGCACAATTTCGGCTTCCTGGTGCTGGCCCATGTGTTTCCGCCGCACCTGGCGCTGATCATTCGCTTCTCTGAGGCCAACCGGCATGTTGATACGGCCTACATTGAACACTTTCTGTTGGGCGTTACGCGCGAGCAGATCGCCGGCCAGCTTATGGAGCGCTGGGAAATGCCTGGTGAGGTGGTGACCGCACTACGGCACCAGAAGAACGAACACTATCAAGGGCTGCACGCGGACTATCCGGCGGTGTTGAGGCTGTCTCGCCAGTTGCTGCTGGCCCGCGGTATTCCCCTGGGTGCACCCGAACCCGTGTCTCAGGCGTTGATCGCGGAGCTTGGGCTGAACGAGGCTGAGCTGAACGACGCGATGGATAACCTTGTAGCCAGTCGCAGCGATATTCGCGGCCTGGCCGATATGATGAAGTCGGCCTAGTGTCCCGTCCGGGACACCGAGGGCCGTCCCGGCATCGAATCCTCGAGTCTCGTTACGACGGCTCAGGCTTTGTTACAGCGGGTGGTGACGGATCGCCCTTGCTGCGTCCCGAATTTTTTCCTGGTGCTGTTCCTCAAGCGCCAGGCGCTCATTGTCCTGGCGCCTGATGTCCCGCCGATCAGCCTGACCGCGTGCTTCGTGGGTATGCATATGGGCCGTTTGTTCGGCCATCTCGCGGAATACCCGGTAGGGTTCCTGGTCGAGTAGCTCCGGCCCCAGCACCTGAAGCAGCCCGTGCAGGCGAATGCTTGCCTCCGCCAGATCAACCTGCTCCTGCTCCACCGCCATTGCAATGACCCGTACGCTCTGGATAGCGTCCCGCCTGCGGTCCTGCTGGGCGCGGTCACGCCGCGTTTGCTGGCTGCGGTCGGCATTCAGTTTTTTCAGGCGGCCCGCAATAAACAGAACCAGTGCGCCACAGACGACTACGCCCGCCAGAATTAAAATCCACTGCATCATTGTACTCATCCATGCGCTCCTGGCATCGAACGGGTTTCAGGCTTACTCAGAGAGCGTCGCCGCC is part of the Hydrocarboniclastica marina genome and encodes:
- a CDS encoding hydrogen peroxide-inducible genes activator gives rise to the protein MTLTELRYIVTLAQEKHFGRAAERCHVSQPTLSVAVRKLEDELAVALFERSKGSIRVTEIGHRIVEQAQRVLDQAGLIRDLAQTGKNQLSSPLKVGAIYTIGPYLFPHLLPELRRAAPEMPLFIEENYTGVLREKLRRSELDAIIIALPFEEPEVVTLPLYDEPFVVLLPKNHKLAREKSLNSEQLLEDQLLMLGPGHCFRDQVLESCPPLIEALSTRSTDRGQSLITEGSSLETIRHMVASGLGITVLPLSAATAVQYREDILTVRPFAAPVPSRTVALAWRVTFPRPKAIDMLSLAASQCRVIEKAVATTGPELLNAAEPAG
- the recG gene encoding ATP-dependent DNA helicase RecG codes for the protein MTDLADLEVQVLKGVGASLAQRLAKLGIVSLQDLLFHLPHRYEDRTRVRPIGSLNVGDTAVVEGQVLVCEMVLGRRRSLQVTIRDDTGFLVLRFFHFNAAQKRHLEESTRIRCFGEIRPGRAGLEFYHPEYELEPKPLGAPGTETLTPVYPLTEGIQQPRLRTLCYQALDWLQRYPVREWLPDWLLQQYQLPPINDALRLVHVPPASANTVQLMDGQHPAQQRLVMEELLAHHLSLLHLRQQVRSMRALPLKRPGPLAEAFLEQLPFTLTGAQRRVADEIATDLGQPLPMLRLVQGDVGSGKTVIAALASLQAVHSGAQVALMAPTEILAEQHWQNFQQWFAPLGIEMAWLSGKVKGRTRQSTLAAIEGGQAQVIIGTHAIFQDDVRFDRLALAIIDEQHRFGVHQRLALRDKGHAGGLVPHQLIMTATPIPRTLAMSAYADLDTSVIDELPPGRKPIETIAVPDSRRAEILQRVRSACSEGRQAYWVCTLIEESETLQAQAAEAAALELAAALPELTVGLVHGRLKAAEKADIMARFKAGAVDVLVATTVIEVGVDVPDASLIIIENPERLGLAQLHQLRGRVGRGHAASFCVLLFHPPLSQNGKARLQVLRDSQDGFTIAEKDLEIRGPGEVLGTRQTGLLQFRIAEFERDQGWIEEIREQAPKLMDDAVRVEALIRRWLGDRVRYGDV
- a CDS encoding HDOD domain-containing protein; translation: MSSLPAALSEVFAKSPEPLDPELVTRDEAGDGVELIMILLSDTMGHLQVIQRADALLDIDTLNRELGRQLEAIPRAEASRLRTRLQLPGIPAVPGLTGYETVLDKTVAEAGSSQRFIIDSGVEDTLLRFQPVEYTGLCGRFRTLACAIPLTDIAVNFGEPEHDSTQINRALQRFTSLRIKQRLEDTLELPPLPETAQRIIHLRVDPNAEVGDLADVVEADPSLAAQVVSWANSSFYAAPGEVRSIYDAIMRVLGFELVMNLAMGISLGRTLKQPRGLPEGYLDYWQQALWVAQAAGNVTGLMPRNRRPAFGLAYLSGLLHNFGFLVLAHVFPPHLALIIRFSEANRHVDTAYIEHFLLGVTREQIAGQLMERWEMPGEVVTALRHQKNEHYQGLHADYPAVLRLSRQLLLARGIPLGAPEPVSQALIAELGLNEAELNDAMDNLVASRSDIRGLADMMKSA
- a CDS encoding DUF2489 domain-containing protein, with amino-acid sequence MSTMMQWILILAGVVVCGALVLFIAGRLKKLNADRSQQTRRDRAQQDRRRDAIQSVRVIAMAVEQEQVDLAEASIRLHGLLQVLGPELLDQEPYRVFREMAEQTAHMHTHEARGQADRRDIRRQDNERLALEEQHQEKIRDAARAIRHHPL